Proteins from a single region of Runella sp. SP2:
- a CDS encoding M1 family metallopeptidase — translation MRKQFIFYWLMLSTGLLFAQPPAANYHANSRFEQLGAQLPTPNTTRTASGAPGKDFWQQRADYDIKAELDDEQRKITGTETITYHNYSPDELKFVWLQLDQNLFAKGSINALSQHNSIQPQMSSNAVRGLNAPSSVRTSITGDKEYDFKITAVKDAKTGKPLAYTINNTMMRVELPASIKTGQSYAFSVDWNYFINEYYGRAGYEFFPKDGNSNYFIAHWFPRMCVYDDVNGWQHKQFLGQGEFTLTFGNYKVALTVPNDHIVGATGELQNAAQVLTSEQQKRLEQAKTATRPVLIVSQEEAEKAEKGKPTGKKTWVFKADNVRDFAFSTSRKFIWDAMQIDQAGKKVMCMSLYSKEGNPLWGKYSTMVVAHTIKSYSKYTIDYPYPVAYSCHASGGGMEYPMISFNGGRPDPDGTYSEGVKYGMIGVIIHEVGHNFFPMIVNSDERQWGWMDEGLNTFVQYLTEKEWDKDYPTRRGEPQYITDYMKQGTENLVPIMTSSDNIMQYGPNAYAKPATGLNILRETVMGRELFDYAFKEYARRWAFKNPTPADFFRTMEDASGVDLDWFWKGWFYGVEPVDQDLVEVEWFALDTQNPEITKASAKKEAEDKRNTVARQRDKDFIKESVVEKNPDMKDFYNSYDPYKVTDADKKKYESYLASLTADERKLVESGMNFYTLKVKNKGGLPMPVIVKMQFEDGTDSVARFPAEIWRLNDQQVSKVVTTKKKVVQWTLDPFREIADIDEESNSFPRQPAQPTRFQMFKGGGFQRGGSNPMREAQQAQPPKAGQQGGAKND, via the coding sequence ATGAGAAAACAGTTTATTTTTTACTGGCTTATGCTCAGTACGGGCTTACTATTTGCTCAGCCCCCTGCTGCGAACTACCATGCCAATTCGCGTTTTGAGCAATTAGGCGCTCAACTCCCTACTCCAAATACGACCCGTACGGCTTCGGGAGCACCTGGAAAAGATTTTTGGCAACAGCGTGCCGACTACGACATCAAAGCGGAATTGGACGATGAGCAACGCAAAATCACGGGAACCGAAACCATTACGTACCACAACTATTCACCCGATGAGTTGAAATTTGTTTGGTTGCAGCTTGATCAAAACTTATTTGCCAAAGGCTCAATCAATGCCCTTTCGCAGCACAATAGCATCCAGCCACAAATGTCGTCAAACGCTGTGCGTGGTTTAAATGCCCCAAGTTCAGTACGGACGAGCATTACTGGTGACAAAGAATATGATTTCAAAATCACAGCCGTGAAGGATGCAAAAACGGGTAAGCCGTTGGCATATACCATCAACAACACCATGATGCGCGTTGAGTTGCCTGCGAGCATCAAAACAGGCCAATCGTACGCGTTTTCGGTTGATTGGAATTACTTTATCAACGAATACTACGGCCGTGCGGGTTACGAGTTTTTTCCAAAAGATGGAAACTCTAACTACTTCATTGCGCACTGGTTTCCGCGTATGTGCGTCTATGACGACGTAAACGGTTGGCAACACAAGCAGTTTTTGGGCCAAGGTGAATTTACCTTGACATTTGGTAATTACAAAGTGGCTTTGACAGTGCCTAACGACCATATCGTAGGAGCTACGGGAGAATTGCAAAACGCGGCTCAGGTCTTGACTTCGGAGCAACAAAAGCGTTTGGAACAAGCTAAAACAGCTACTCGTCCTGTGTTGATTGTGAGCCAAGAAGAAGCTGAAAAAGCAGAAAAAGGAAAGCCAACGGGTAAGAAAACGTGGGTTTTTAAGGCCGATAACGTTCGTGATTTTGCGTTTTCTACGAGCCGCAAATTCATTTGGGATGCGATGCAAATCGACCAAGCGGGTAAGAAAGTAATGTGTATGTCGCTTTATTCAAAAGAAGGAAACCCGCTTTGGGGTAAATATTCTACCATGGTGGTAGCGCATACGATTAAGTCGTACTCAAAATATACAATTGACTACCCTTATCCAGTAGCCTACTCATGCCACGCGAGCGGCGGCGGGATGGAGTATCCGATGATTTCGTTCAACGGTGGCCGCCCAGACCCCGATGGTACGTATTCGGAAGGTGTTAAGTATGGTATGATTGGCGTAATTATTCACGAAGTAGGCCACAACTTTTTCCCAATGATTGTCAACTCTGATGAGCGTCAGTGGGGATGGATGGACGAAGGTTTGAATACATTCGTGCAGTATTTGACTGAAAAAGAATGGGACAAAGACTATCCAACGCGTCGCGGTGAGCCTCAGTACATTACTGATTACATGAAGCAAGGAACCGAAAACTTGGTACCAATCATGACGAGCTCGGACAACATCATGCAATATGGCCCTAACGCCTACGCAAAACCTGCGACGGGCTTAAATATCTTGCGTGAAACCGTCATGGGTCGTGAGCTATTTGATTATGCGTTCAAAGAATACGCGCGTCGTTGGGCGTTTAAAAACCCGACTCCTGCCGATTTCTTCCGTACGATGGAAGATGCCTCAGGTGTGGATTTGGATTGGTTTTGGAAAGGCTGGTTCTACGGCGTTGAGCCTGTTGACCAAGATTTAGTGGAAGTTGAATGGTTTGCCCTAGACACGCAAAACCCTGAAATTACCAAAGCAAGCGCCAAAAAAGAAGCGGAAGACAAACGTAATACCGTGGCTCGTCAGCGTGACAAAGATTTTATCAAAGAATCGGTGGTAGAGAAAAATCCTGACATGAAGGATTTCTACAACTCGTACGACCCATACAAAGTGACGGACGCCGACAAGAAGAAATACGAAAGCTACTTGGCAAGCTTAACGGCCGACGAGCGTAAATTGGTAGAGTCTGGCATGAACTTCTATACGTTGAAAGTGAAGAACAAAGGTGGTTTACCAATGCCTGTGATTGTAAAAATGCAGTTTGAAGACGGCACGGATTCGGTAGCGCGCTTCCCAGCGGAAATCTGGCGTTTGAACGACCAACAAGTATCTAAAGTCGTAACGACGAAGAAAAAAGTGGTTCAGTGGACATTAGATCCATTCCGTGAGATTGCCGACATCGACGAAGAGAGCAACAGCTTCCCACGTCAGCCAGCACAACCAACTCGTTTCCAGATGTTTAAAGGCGGAGGTTTTCAACGTGGTGGTTCTAACCCAATGCGTGAAGCGCAACAAGCTCAGCCGCCCAAAGCAGGTCAGCAAGGCGGCGCTAAAAACGACTAA
- a CDS encoding SusC/RagA family TonB-linked outer membrane protein, which yields MLHNNYGQIIQNRFRSELMRTIVAIVAICFSLNGWAQSYAVKGKVTDNNGQPIPGATVQVAGTSLGTTANVEGDFSLNVSGNVKITFSAVGYSTVTREVSSSQSIVNVSLREDQMNLDEVVVTGSTIRAERRQLGNAITTIKADNLEKTGSPNLVSALQGKIPGAQITQNSGDPAGGITVRLRGVKSIQGSSDPLYVIDGVIINNETSPASQLALSLGNQAPSTALGTNRLADINPSDIESLNVINGAAAAAQYGSRAANGVVIITTKRGKSGAPKINFTTSFSSNELRKGVFISTLGKQFGFKDLRLHTIGVISAAQSAANPTMTTTGIVRDGATSLLASNLVDVTRYNYFDQIFRTGFGNDNTLSISGGTDRTQYFVSASYMKNEGIVKGVDFRRASLRARVDQRLNNWAKLSAGLNYSNSFSNEKANGNVFYSPINSVTITNNIYDITQRDAAGNLLAVEPTRVNPLTTVETMKFTQAVSRTIADAQLNLTPIKGLGIDWVVGVDTYGQLGKNYIPPYPYQAVAGLPAERYPDGFAANANNNVTQFNSDINATYETELSSSLKLNAAAGFNYQFYQSDFTRASGLNTAPFIETVSGTASTTVTAGYGLDRYNLSGFFVQATLGYKNLAFVTAAVRRDRSSKFSPSETNQTYPKLSGSFVVSDLDIWKNSSLANIWDGFKVRASYGQAGNLTGIGSYSRFWQFSPVPFLGKNTIIPGATLANPRVRPERMDEIEVGADLSFLKSRLNLGISVYNQQIKDLVVNRELAPSTGGTGIVNNVGTMENKGFEISLNALAVKKKDFSADFTVLYNQNRNKVLDIDQGNPLVSTLTIGNSAGAPVFLIEGQPASVFYGFPYARNADGSLLLTSQNLPQRERGTQDANDPTKYTISRAADGQPSGAFVRTVIGNPNPKWTGSFSGNLTYKKLGFRFLLDAVQGFQVFNADKRTRNNVGIGDIAEAEMLGTLPRGYVFSLVNIEEYRVDEGGFTKLRELALTYQLPKFKGISNWSVSLVGRNLISWDKYNGFDPETNAGNNSDILRGVDFGNVPIPRTYQLQLNLSF from the coding sequence ATGCTTCACAACAATTACGGCCAAATCATTCAGAACCGTTTTCGTTCTGAACTCATGCGGACGATTGTGGCAATTGTAGCGATTTGTTTTTCGCTCAATGGATGGGCCCAATCGTACGCCGTCAAAGGGAAAGTAACTGACAACAATGGTCAGCCAATCCCTGGCGCTACGGTACAAGTAGCAGGAACTTCGCTCGGGACAACTGCCAATGTAGAAGGAGATTTTTCGCTTAATGTAAGTGGTAATGTCAAAATCACGTTCAGCGCGGTAGGCTACAGCACAGTTACACGGGAGGTTTCTTCGAGCCAGTCGATTGTCAATGTTTCGCTTCGAGAAGACCAAATGAACCTCGACGAAGTCGTCGTGACGGGTTCTACCATTCGGGCCGAGCGCCGACAACTCGGTAACGCAATTACGACCATTAAGGCGGATAACCTTGAAAAAACAGGCTCACCCAACCTCGTGAGCGCCCTGCAAGGGAAAATCCCAGGTGCACAAATCACCCAAAACTCAGGCGACCCCGCAGGAGGGATTACGGTGCGTTTGCGCGGGGTAAAATCCATTCAAGGAAGTTCTGACCCGCTGTATGTCATTGACGGTGTAATCATTAACAACGAAACGTCGCCTGCTTCTCAGTTGGCCCTTTCGCTCGGCAACCAAGCGCCAAGTACTGCGCTCGGTACCAACCGTTTGGCCGATATTAACCCCAGTGACATTGAGTCTTTAAACGTTATCAACGGTGCCGCCGCCGCCGCTCAATACGGTTCACGAGCTGCCAACGGGGTGGTTATTATCACGACCAAACGCGGGAAATCGGGCGCGCCAAAAATCAACTTTACGACCAGTTTTTCTTCCAACGAGCTTCGCAAAGGCGTTTTCATTTCTACCTTGGGTAAACAATTTGGTTTCAAAGACTTGCGTCTTCACACCATCGGGGTAATTAGCGCAGCTCAAAGTGCCGCCAACCCTACCATGACGACTACGGGCATCGTTCGCGATGGAGCCACTTCTTTGTTGGCCTCTAACCTAGTGGACGTAACTCGCTACAATTATTTCGACCAAATCTTCCGTACGGGTTTTGGCAACGACAATACGCTTTCGATTTCGGGCGGAACTGACCGTACGCAGTATTTTGTGTCGGCTTCTTACATGAAAAACGAAGGGATTGTCAAGGGCGTCGATTTTCGGCGGGCGAGTTTGCGGGCGCGCGTTGACCAACGTCTTAACAATTGGGCAAAACTATCGGCGGGCTTGAATTATTCAAATAGCTTTTCCAACGAAAAAGCCAACGGAAACGTGTTTTATAGCCCGATAAACTCGGTAACTATCACCAACAACATCTACGACATCACCCAGCGCGACGCCGCAGGCAACTTGTTGGCGGTTGAGCCTACCCGCGTCAACCCACTCACAACCGTGGAAACCATGAAGTTTACGCAGGCCGTCAGCCGCACCATTGCTGATGCTCAATTGAACCTTACGCCTATCAAAGGTCTTGGCATCGACTGGGTTGTTGGGGTGGACACGTACGGGCAATTGGGTAAAAACTACATTCCGCCGTACCCTTACCAAGCCGTGGCGGGGCTTCCTGCGGAGCGTTATCCCGATGGTTTTGCGGCCAACGCCAACAACAACGTCACGCAGTTTAACAGCGACATCAACGCTACCTACGAAACCGAACTTAGCAGTTCACTCAAATTAAACGCCGCTGCTGGTTTCAACTACCAGTTCTACCAGTCGGATTTTACCCGTGCCAGTGGTTTGAACACCGCGCCTTTCATCGAAACCGTAAGCGGTACGGCAAGTACGACCGTTACGGCAGGTTATGGCCTCGACCGTTACAATTTGAGTGGATTTTTTGTACAAGCGACCTTGGGTTACAAAAACTTAGCCTTCGTTACGGCTGCCGTTCGTCGCGACCGTTCGTCGAAGTTTTCTCCGAGCGAAACCAACCAAACCTATCCTAAATTGAGCGGTAGTTTTGTGGTTTCAGACCTTGATATTTGGAAAAATAGCAGCTTGGCCAACATTTGGGACGGTTTTAAAGTACGTGCGTCCTACGGACAAGCGGGTAACTTGACGGGAATTGGAAGTTACAGCCGTTTCTGGCAGTTTAGCCCTGTTCCTTTCCTTGGCAAAAACACCATCATTCCTGGCGCTACCTTGGCCAACCCTCGCGTTCGTCCTGAACGCATGGACGAAATCGAAGTGGGAGCCGACCTTTCTTTCTTAAAAAGCCGACTCAATTTGGGAATTTCGGTCTATAACCAACAAATCAAAGACTTGGTTGTCAACCGCGAATTGGCTCCTTCTACGGGTGGAACGGGAATTGTGAACAACGTAGGAACGATGGAAAACAAAGGTTTTGAAATCAGCCTCAACGCCTTAGCAGTAAAGAAAAAAGACTTCTCGGCCGATTTCACCGTTCTTTACAACCAAAACCGTAACAAAGTATTAGACATTGACCAAGGGAATCCGTTGGTTTCAACACTGACCATCGGCAACTCAGCAGGCGCGCCAGTATTCTTGATTGAAGGTCAACCTGCGAGCGTTTTCTATGGTTTCCCTTATGCTAGAAATGCAGATGGAAGTTTACTCCTGACGTCGCAAAACCTTCCTCAACGCGAACGTGGAACACAAGATGCTAACGACCCTACTAAATATACCATTAGCCGAGCTGCTGATGGACAACCTTCGGGGGCATTTGTTCGTACCGTGATTGGCAATCCCAACCCAAAATGGACTGGCTCATTCAGTGGTAATTTGACGTACAAAAAACTTGGTTTTCGTTTCTTGTTGGATGCCGTTCAAGGTTTCCAAGTGTTCAATGCTGACAAGCGTACGCGCAACAACGTAGGAATTGGCGACATTGCCGAAGCCGAAATGTTGGGTACACTACCACGTGGCTATGTGTTCTCATTAGTCAACATCGAAGAATACCGCGTCGATGAAGGTGGTTTTACCAAATTACGCGAATTAGCCCTTACGTATCAGCTTCCTAAATTCAAAGGAATCAGCAATTGGAGTGTTTCTCTCGTGGGTCGTAACTTGATTTCGTGGGATAAATACAACGGTTTTGACCCTGAAACAAACGCAGGTAACAACAGCGACATTTTGCGCGGGGTGGACTTCGGTAACGTCCCCATTCCACGCACGTACCAGCTCCAGTTGAACTTATCTTTCTAA
- the hpt gene encoding hypoxanthine phosphoribosyltransferase, whose amino-acid sequence MLTVKDKKFVPFIEKQPLEERIAELGREINEDYRDKNPLFVVVLNGAFMFAAELMKSVTIPCEITFVRVSSYSKTQSTGEVTEVLGLKEPIRDRHVIIVEDIVDTGLTMNKLLFQLSAQRPESIQVATMLFKPKALKTPLSVKYAAFEIENRFVLGYGLDYEGYGRNVDGVYVLAP is encoded by the coding sequence ATGCTGACGGTCAAAGACAAAAAGTTTGTTCCATTTATCGAAAAACAACCACTCGAAGAGCGAATTGCGGAACTGGGGCGCGAAATTAACGAAGATTACCGAGACAAGAACCCTCTTTTTGTGGTCGTCCTCAATGGTGCTTTTATGTTTGCAGCCGAACTAATGAAAAGTGTGACCATTCCGTGCGAAATAACCTTTGTGCGCGTCTCTTCCTACTCCAAAACGCAATCAACGGGCGAAGTGACGGAGGTTCTTGGACTGAAAGAACCCATTCGCGACCGCCACGTGATTATCGTCGAGGATATTGTCGATACGGGACTTACGATGAACAAGCTTCTTTTTCAACTTTCGGCCCAGCGCCCCGAGTCGATTCAGGTAGCCACGATGCTCTTCAAACCCAAAGCCCTCAAAACGCCGCTGAGCGTCAAGTACGCTGCTTTTGAAATCGAAAACCGTTTTGTACTTGGCTACGGTCTTGATTATGAGGGTTATGGTCGAAATGTGGACGGCGTTTACGTATTGGCACCATAG
- a CDS encoding TlpA disulfide reductase family protein — MPNKRWILCACIVILASWKPSFAQKKLRIEAKIVNVKPMRLILAQYFAGQQMPVDTAILGADGRVVWQTDAIPEGVCRIVGLGRGLDIFVTGSQQFSFEADYKDLIASIRFKNSPENTLFFDYQRELRRRYQAALAERQRMGIKEDSDPRWKNRFQELNQQVKDFVDSLYQKHPTYLSTRFLKSYQEPNLPILPVQKLSAKDSLYLRNYAWEHFFDNSFLSDERMVYTSTVPARFERFLKALPQFEKEHRRKLVEGLIEKTKGTTELRKYIVGGLAQKVELTSNPDFDQLFEQIVDNYVENDTKLWDASTLQRLKELKSIKANVAVGNAFPKISLSTLDGKALHWEDVHSDYTLLFFYDPGCTHCREATPALVTMAKQYANKMNVVAITLDPNEAQWKTFINEFQTESFLNVRDASRSIEFHKLGVIEYPTIYLLDRDKKIVGRWLKVEELPSYLVSR, encoded by the coding sequence ATGCCGAATAAACGCTGGATTCTTTGTGCTTGTATTGTCATTCTGGCAAGTTGGAAACCTTCTTTTGCTCAAAAAAAACTACGAATTGAAGCTAAAATAGTCAATGTAAAACCAATGCGGCTGATTTTGGCGCAGTATTTTGCAGGACAACAAATGCCCGTAGATACCGCTATTTTGGGAGCCGATGGCCGTGTAGTGTGGCAAACCGATGCCATTCCCGAAGGCGTTTGTCGGATTGTCGGATTAGGTCGAGGGCTTGATATTTTTGTGACAGGCTCGCAACAGTTTTCCTTTGAAGCCGATTATAAAGACCTGATTGCTAGTATTCGTTTCAAAAACTCCCCCGAAAATACCCTGTTTTTTGATTACCAACGAGAACTACGGCGGCGCTACCAAGCGGCATTGGCAGAGCGTCAGCGGATGGGGATAAAAGAGGACTCCGACCCGCGTTGGAAAAACCGTTTTCAAGAACTCAATCAACAAGTGAAAGATTTTGTTGACTCATTGTATCAAAAACACCCTACCTACTTGAGTACGCGTTTTTTGAAAAGTTATCAAGAACCTAACTTGCCTATTTTGCCCGTTCAGAAATTATCGGCCAAAGATTCTCTGTATTTGCGAAACTACGCTTGGGAGCATTTTTTTGATAATTCTTTTCTTTCGGATGAACGAATGGTTTATACATCGACCGTTCCTGCCCGCTTCGAACGCTTTTTGAAGGCGCTTCCTCAATTTGAAAAAGAACACCGCCGTAAGTTAGTAGAGGGGCTTATTGAGAAAACAAAAGGAACGACTGAGCTCCGCAAATACATCGTCGGTGGGCTTGCCCAAAAGGTTGAATTAACATCTAATCCAGATTTTGACCAGCTTTTTGAACAAATTGTGGATAACTATGTGGAAAACGATACAAAATTGTGGGATGCGAGCACTTTGCAGCGATTAAAAGAACTAAAATCCATAAAAGCCAATGTTGCTGTTGGTAACGCTTTTCCTAAAATTTCCCTTTCAACTTTGGATGGGAAGGCGCTTCATTGGGAAGATGTCCACAGTGACTACACTTTATTATTCTTTTATGACCCAGGTTGTACACATTGCCGAGAGGCTACGCCAGCGTTGGTGACAATGGCCAAACAATACGCCAATAAAATGAATGTAGTAGCCATTACGCTAGACCCCAACGAGGCGCAATGGAAAACCTTTATTAACGAATTTCAAACGGAAAGCTTCCTCAACGTGAGAGATGCAAGTCGTTCGATTGAGTTTCATAAACTAGGGGTCATAGAATACCCCACCATTTATCTGCTCGACCGAGACAAAAAAATAGTGGGGCGTTGGTTGAAAGTAGAAGAGCTTCCGTCTTATCTGGTCAGTCGGTAA
- a CDS encoding outer membrane beta-barrel protein codes for MKRLLAAFCVLTALGANAQRAEWGLKAGLQISQLRGDDFLGRRATSSSATPETITTQGSSKAGYVVGAYVRSTEDVFLQAEALLSIKGGEIESTGSTNKTSIQYGQLDIPLSLGYKHKRLEFTGGPLISLQLFDDSNLKNFLSQYSSTPLTFSPYRSYAFGYHAGVALNLNKLSIGVRYLASIQGVSDMYIAYAVPGEAQLRDSRFQQRFSGLQLTASYRLTR; via the coding sequence ATGAAACGATTACTTGCCGCTTTTTGTGTTTTGACGGCCTTGGGGGCAAACGCCCAACGAGCAGAGTGGGGATTAAAAGCGGGATTACAGATTTCGCAGCTCAGAGGAGATGATTTTCTTGGGCGTCGAGCGACGTCAAGCTCGGCTACACCCGAAACCATAACCACCCAAGGAAGTAGCAAAGCAGGCTACGTAGTAGGTGCGTATGTACGTAGCACAGAGGATGTCTTTTTACAAGCAGAGGCTTTACTTTCTATTAAAGGAGGTGAAATAGAATCGACAGGAAGCACGAATAAAACTTCCATCCAATACGGACAGTTGGATATTCCGCTTTCGTTAGGCTACAAGCACAAACGTTTGGAATTTACGGGCGGGCCGCTCATTTCGTTGCAATTGTTTGACGACAGCAACCTCAAAAATTTCTTGTCGCAATATTCTTCAACGCCACTTACTTTTTCACCCTATCGCAGCTATGCGTTTGGCTATCATGCAGGGGTTGCGCTCAATCTGAACAAACTTTCGATTGGCGTACGTTATTTGGCCAGCATTCAAGGCGTGAGCGATATGTACATTGCGTATGCTGTGCCTGGAGAAGCACAATTGCGAGATAGCCGTTTCCAACAGCGTTTTAGCGGCCTTCAACTCACGGCTTCTTACCGACTGACCAGATAA
- a CDS encoding lipopolysaccharide assembly protein LapB, protein MKKNILKYWIFGIIGWVLLGTTTANAQLYASSDFDGKYDMLLSNPGVQIEATEAINKLYNFKFAEADAEFRWLRYRYPYHPMPYFLMGLAEWWKIVPNTEDTRYDDRCLALMDTCITLAEKLYDARENKIEPSFFLAAAYAFKGRIHSERKHWSRATFAGKNALKYMEKCEGKSELSPELLFGDGLFNYFAQWIPDNYPLLKPILWLFPKGNKQLGIQQLEKVGNNAFYTRTEARYFLLQIYSYENQYAKAYDLAKYSWETYPDNPYFERYYLRSAFVRGNTAEAEKAARSILTKIDKGMAGYEAVSGRNAAYVLAYYYNNYHRDIPKAKEYYLQAVNYSIQAKAFTSGYYLSSLIALGKMSETEKDYEAAREYYKTVIDRGEKKSSQVKEAKDAISQLNKSRREERRKRRD, encoded by the coding sequence ATGAAAAAGAACATCTTAAAATATTGGATATTCGGTATCATTGGCTGGGTACTTTTAGGTACGACTACCGCCAATGCCCAACTTTATGCCTCCTCCGACTTTGATGGCAAGTACGATATGTTGCTCTCCAATCCAGGCGTACAAATCGAAGCTACTGAGGCCATTAACAAACTTTATAACTTCAAATTTGCCGAAGCCGACGCCGAATTTCGTTGGTTGCGTTACCGCTATCCCTACCACCCCATGCCCTATTTTTTGATGGGGTTGGCCGAGTGGTGGAAAATTGTGCCCAACACCGAAGACACTCGCTACGACGACCGCTGCTTGGCCTTGATGGATACTTGCATTACGTTGGCAGAAAAACTGTATGATGCGCGCGAAAACAAAATCGAGCCTTCGTTCTTCTTAGCCGCAGCGTATGCGTTCAAAGGACGGATTCACTCGGAACGGAAACACTGGTCGCGGGCGACTTTTGCGGGGAAGAATGCCTTGAAATACATGGAAAAATGTGAAGGAAAAAGTGAATTGAGTCCCGAATTACTGTTTGGAGATGGGTTGTTCAATTACTTTGCCCAATGGATTCCAGACAACTATCCGTTGCTTAAACCTATCCTTTGGCTTTTCCCTAAAGGCAACAAACAGCTTGGTATTCAGCAACTTGAAAAAGTAGGAAACAACGCTTTTTACACCCGAACCGAAGCACGGTATTTCTTACTGCAGATTTACAGCTACGAAAATCAATACGCCAAAGCGTATGATTTGGCCAAATACTCGTGGGAAACCTACCCCGACAACCCCTATTTTGAACGCTATTACCTCCGCTCAGCTTTTGTGCGGGGAAATACCGCCGAAGCGGAAAAAGCCGCAAGGAGTATTTTGACCAAAATAGACAAAGGGATGGCGGGATATGAAGCCGTAAGCGGGCGAAATGCGGCCTACGTTTTGGCGTATTATTACAACAACTATCACCGCGATATTCCAAAAGCCAAGGAGTATTACTTGCAGGCTGTCAATTATTCAATTCAAGCCAAAGCGTTTACGTCGGGCTATTATTTGTCGTCGTTGATTGCCTTGGGAAAAATGTCGGAAACTGAAAAAGACTACGAAGCGGCGAGGGAGTATTACAAAACGGTGATAGACCGAGGGGAGAAAAAATCGAGCCAAGTCAAAGAAGCCAAAGACGCCATTAGCCAACTCAACAAATCACGAAGGGAAGAACGAAGAAAGCGGAGGGATTAA
- a CDS encoding HupE/UreJ family protein, with the protein MSDFQIYLGLGFDHITDPNGYDHILFVVALCAIYAFRDWKKVLVLITAFTLGHSVTLALATLKLITYRSDIIELLIPITIFATAVANFSDTSTGESKSPKLRYIFAACFGLIHGMGFSNYLRSLLGEQESIVMPLFSFNVGLELGQLVIVAIALGIASLFIEIIKLKRLTWNHLISGIVAGMALSLILNNELFRTLMGLPVE; encoded by the coding sequence ATGTCTGATTTCCAAATTTACCTTGGATTGGGGTTTGACCACATCACCGACCCCAATGGCTACGACCACATTTTATTTGTAGTAGCCTTGTGCGCTATTTATGCTTTTCGCGATTGGAAAAAAGTATTAGTACTTATTACTGCATTTACGCTGGGTCACTCGGTAACGTTGGCATTGGCAACGTTAAAGCTGATTACGTACCGTTCCGATATTATTGAATTGCTGATTCCCATCACAATTTTTGCCACCGCAGTTGCTAATTTTTCAGATACCAGCACAGGTGAATCAAAATCCCCCAAATTGCGGTACATCTTCGCGGCTTGTTTTGGCTTAATTCACGGCATGGGATTTTCCAACTATTTACGAAGCTTATTGGGTGAACAAGAAAGCATCGTTATGCCCTTGTTTTCGTTCAACGTGGGCTTGGAGTTGGGGCAATTGGTCATCGTGGCCATTGCATTGGGGATTGCCTCTTTGTTTATCGAAATCATTAAGTTGAAACGACTCACGTGGAATCACCTGATTTCGGGAATTGTGGCGGGAATGGCTTTGTCGTTGATTCTCAACAATGAGCTATTTCGTACACTGATGGGGCTTCCAGTGGAATAA
- a CDS encoding DeoR/GlpR family DNA-binding transcription regulator: MLKRERQAFIMKQINLHNRILSADLGLMLNVSEDTIRRDLNELAEAGELVKVHGGALSKSYHYDYAPSTTYALSEKTVIAQKAATLIEDGMFVILGGGTTVRELARLLPVDLKATFFTISLTTALQLCDHPTIDVIFLGGTLVKNSQISVGGEVISRLNEIKADLCIMGTNAIDTECITDTDLEAVQVKKAMIKASKRSAVVTISEKLGSTQKLQVCELSDIDYLVTDLPADAPQFLGYRREGLVIL; encoded by the coding sequence ATGCTAAAGCGAGAACGACAGGCATTCATTATGAAACAAATCAATCTTCACAATCGGATATTGTCTGCCGATTTGGGATTGATGTTGAACGTTTCGGAGGATACCATCCGCCGTGACCTTAATGAACTGGCGGAGGCGGGCGAACTGGTGAAGGTTCACGGTGGAGCTTTGTCAAAATCGTACCATTACGATTATGCCCCGAGTACAACGTATGCTTTATCGGAAAAAACGGTCATCGCGCAAAAAGCCGCTACCCTCATCGAAGACGGAATGTTTGTTATTCTAGGTGGAGGAACGACCGTTAGGGAGTTGGCGAGGTTATTGCCTGTCGATTTAAAAGCTACTTTTTTTACCATAAGCCTGACAACCGCCCTTCAGTTGTGCGACCACCCGACGATTGACGTAATATTTTTGGGGGGAACGCTGGTCAAAAATTCGCAGATTAGCGTGGGAGGCGAAGTCATTAGCCGTCTCAATGAAATCAAGGCTGATTTGTGCATCATGGGTACCAATGCCATTGATACCGAATGTATTACGGATACGGATTTAGAGGCAGTTCAGGTGAAAAAAGCCATGATAAAAGCGTCTAAACGAAGTGCGGTGGTGACCATTAGTGAAAAACTGGGCAGTACCCAAAAACTTCAAGTGTGTGAGTTATCGGACATTGATTATTTGGTGACTGATTTGCCTGCCGATGCACCGCAGTTTTTAGGCTACCGCCGTGAAGGTCTGGTTATATTGTAG